Proteins encoded by one window of Xylella fastidiosa:
- the secD gene encoding protein translocase subunit SecD, protein MLELPRWKYVLIFVVLVLSTLYALPNVYQKDPSVQITANRGGHIDDAFRQQVMTDLQASGIVPKAVTKEGESLMVRLMSLEMQTRASDVLRAKVGENYTVALNLASTVPDWLAKLGGRPMVLGLDLVGGVHFALQVDQKAALNKRMDAFVEEVRSTLGSKRIGFRMVERRPDNTIRVTFDDDAHLNEARMVLFKEQVGLSYSVSGNTLIARVSENELRQIASGAVEQNLTTLRNRINELGVAEPIIQRQGDDRIVVELPGVQDTAEAKRLIGATATLEFRGVVDGDAYEAVRTGNVPPEARVYYIRGTNQPVLLNKRVIVSGDEMVNATVGVDENGMPAVNVTLSNAAGQRMLDYTQRNLYKLMSVVYIERIPTVSMVDGKEVRGVRLKEEALSPTRIAGVFGKNFRTTGLEKTEAENLSKLLRAGSLAAPMDFVEEYVIGPSLGAENVERGVTAVVFSFLFTLVFFTIYYRMFGVITSLALLFNLLIVVAVMSLFGATMTLPGFAGLALSVGLSVDANVLINERIREELRHGMPPRSAIVAGYDKAGSTILDANLTGLIVGVALYAFGTGPLKGFALTMIIGIFASMFTAITVSRSLSALIYGTRNNLKSLAI, encoded by the coding sequence ATGCTTGAATTACCCCGTTGGAAATATGTTCTTATTTTTGTTGTGCTTGTGTTGAGCACGCTGTACGCGTTACCAAACGTGTATCAGAAAGATCCTTCCGTGCAGATTACCGCCAATCGAGGCGGCCATATCGACGATGCATTCCGCCAGCAGGTGATGACTGATCTTCAAGCATCCGGCATTGTGCCTAAGGCCGTGACCAAGGAGGGGGAGAGCCTGATGGTGCGCTTGATGTCGTTGGAGATGCAGACCCGTGCCAGCGATGTGTTGCGGGCTAAGGTGGGTGAGAATTACACCGTTGCATTGAATCTCGCTTCCACTGTGCCAGATTGGTTGGCTAAGTTGGGTGGGCGACCGATGGTGTTAGGTTTGGATCTGGTTGGCGGTGTGCATTTCGCGCTTCAGGTGGATCAGAAGGCCGCTCTGAATAAACGTATGGATGCTTTTGTTGAGGAGGTACGTTCGACGTTGGGTAGCAAGCGTATTGGCTTCCGCATGGTCGAACGCCGTCCGGACAACACGATTCGAGTGACGTTTGATGATGATGCTCATCTCAATGAAGCACGTATGGTGTTGTTTAAGGAGCAAGTGGGGCTGAGTTATTCGGTATCCGGAAATACTTTGATTGCTCGTGTTTCTGAGAATGAGTTGCGTCAGATTGCCAGTGGTGCGGTTGAGCAAAATTTGACGACTCTGCGTAATCGCATCAATGAATTAGGCGTGGCCGAACCAATTATCCAACGTCAGGGGGATGATCGTATTGTTGTTGAGTTGCCTGGTGTTCAGGATACTGCTGAGGCTAAACGTCTGATAGGTGCGACTGCTACGCTGGAGTTTCGGGGTGTGGTCGACGGTGATGCCTATGAGGCAGTCCGTACTGGGAATGTTCCTCCTGAGGCCAGGGTGTATTACATACGCGGCACCAACCAGCCAGTTTTATTGAATAAGCGTGTGATTGTTTCTGGTGATGAGATGGTGAATGCCACTGTCGGTGTGGATGAGAACGGCATGCCAGCGGTCAATGTCACCCTCAGTAATGCTGCTGGTCAGCGTATGTTGGACTACACCCAGCGCAACCTTTACAAGCTGATGTCTGTGGTCTACATCGAGCGTATTCCGACTGTGAGCATGGTTGATGGTAAGGAAGTGCGTGGCGTGCGGTTGAAGGAAGAGGCATTGTCCCCAACACGGATTGCTGGGGTATTTGGAAAAAACTTCCGTACCACCGGGTTGGAGAAGACTGAGGCTGAAAATCTGTCTAAATTGTTGCGCGCTGGTTCGTTGGCTGCACCGATGGATTTCGTTGAGGAATATGTGATCGGTCCTAGTTTGGGTGCAGAGAATGTAGAACGTGGTGTGACTGCAGTGGTGTTTTCTTTCTTATTCACCCTGGTGTTTTTCACCATCTATTACCGCATGTTTGGTGTGATTACTTCATTGGCATTGCTGTTTAATCTGTTGATTGTGGTAGCTGTGATGTCGCTGTTTGGTGCAACCATGACTTTGCCGGGTTTTGCCGGGTTGGCGCTGTCGGTCGGGCTTTCGGTGGATGCTAACGTGTTGATCAACGAGCGTATCCGTGAGGAGTTGCGTCACGGGATGCCTCCGAGATCGGCGATTGTGGCCGGTTACGACAAGGCGGGTAGCACGATTCTTGATGCCAATTTGACCGGACTGATTGTTGGTGTTGCCTTGTATGCTTTCGGAACCGGTCCTTTGAAGGGCTTTGCGTTGACTATGATTATCGGGATTTTCGCCTCAATGTTTACTGCGATTACGGTATCGCGTTCGCTCTCTGCGCTGATTTACGGTACGCGCAACAATCTCAAGTCTTTGGCTATCTGA
- the secF gene encoding protein translocase subunit SecF, producing the protein MKLFPLHLIPNDTKIDFMRWRKPTLSLMSILFAISVLVVVFKGFNYALEFTGGTLVRTQFAKPVDADQVRQRLEVGGLGNAQVQSVGGGNELLIRLQPYGEHNNDDVAKNAAEAVRKVITLPDNPATVQPGEFVGPQVGKDLAMNGVYATIFMLLGFLIYIGFRFEWKFAVAASLTAFFDLILTIAYMSLLGREFDLTVLAGLLSVMGFAINDIIVVFDRVRENFRSLRVEPLEVLNRSINQTLSRTVITAVMFFLSAFALYLYGGRSMEGLAETHMAGAVIVVVSSVVMAVPLLTIGPLKVSKQDLLPKAKDLESLERRP; encoded by the coding sequence ATGAAATTATTCCCGCTGCATCTCATTCCGAACGACACCAAGATCGACTTCATGCGCTGGCGTAAACCGACGTTGAGTTTGATGTCGATACTTTTTGCAATATCAGTCTTGGTTGTCGTTTTTAAGGGATTTAACTATGCGCTGGAATTTACCGGCGGCACGCTAGTGCGTACTCAGTTCGCCAAGCCTGTGGATGCCGATCAGGTGCGTCAGCGGCTGGAGGTTGGTGGTTTAGGGAATGCACAGGTACAGAGCGTCGGGGGTGGCAACGAGTTGCTGATCCGTTTGCAGCCGTATGGCGAGCATAATAACGATGATGTGGCCAAAAACGCTGCCGAAGCTGTGCGCAAAGTGATTACGTTGCCGGATAATCCGGCAACTGTACAGCCTGGGGAATTCGTTGGTCCACAGGTGGGAAAAGATCTCGCGATGAATGGTGTATACGCAACGATCTTTATGCTGTTGGGTTTTTTGATTTATATCGGGTTTCGGTTTGAGTGGAAGTTTGCGGTTGCAGCCAGTCTAACGGCGTTCTTCGATCTGATTTTGACGATCGCTTATATGTCGCTGCTTGGTCGGGAGTTCGACTTGACTGTTCTGGCTGGCTTGTTGTCTGTGATGGGTTTTGCGATCAATGACATCATTGTGGTGTTTGACCGTGTGCGTGAGAACTTCCGTAGCCTGCGTGTGGAGCCGTTAGAGGTGTTGAATCGTTCGATCAATCAGACGCTATCTCGTACGGTGATTACGGCGGTCATGTTCTTTCTGTCGGCGTTTGCGTTGTACTTGTACGGCGGCCGCTCAATGGAGGGGTTGGCTGAAACCCATATGGCTGGTGCGGTGATTGTGGTGGTGTCTTCAGTGGTTATGGCGGTGCCATTGTTAACCATTGGCCCTTTAAAGGTCAGTAAGCAAGATTTGCTGCCGAAGGCGAAAGACCTGGAGTCATTGGAGCGCCGTCCTTAA
- the pcnB gene encoding polynucleotide adenylyltransferase PcnB → MLCIVPRGHHTISRKDISPNALRVLYRLREAGFGAYLVGGAVRDLLVGGHPKDFDLATDATPEQIKQLFRSCRLIGRRFRLAHVVFGREIIEVATFRANSDDGSGDRELENGRLVCDNVYGTIEDDATRRDFTCNALYYTIEDFSVRDYVGGFEDVQSRLMRLIGDPVRRYQEDPVRMLRAVRLAAKLGFEIEAGTAEPISRMAGLLADVAPARLFEEVLKLFLSGHAVVSFEALEDFGLIDVLFPESAKALRANRSGALRRVLIEGLHSTDKRVIKDEPVSPAFLFALLLWPGFCHALVTLQLQGVQPEEAQRRAADRVTLHHLERVALPRRFSLPMQEIWLLQNRFISRQPKRVLRLLEHPRFRAAFDFLVVRLAASAEHAADVEFWRVAQQ, encoded by the coding sequence ATGCTTTGCATCGTACCGCGTGGACACCATACGATTTCACGTAAGGACATTAGTCCGAATGCGTTGCGGGTGTTGTACCGCCTGCGTGAGGCAGGTTTTGGTGCGTATTTGGTTGGCGGTGCGGTTCGTGATTTGTTGGTAGGCGGTCATCCCAAAGATTTCGACTTGGCTACCGATGCAACACCTGAGCAGATCAAGCAGTTGTTCAGGAGTTGTCGTTTAATCGGTCGCCGCTTTCGTTTGGCGCATGTGGTTTTCGGGCGCGAGATTATTGAGGTCGCTACCTTCCGTGCCAATAGTGATGATGGAAGTGGTGATCGTGAGCTGGAGAATGGCCGTTTAGTGTGTGACAACGTCTACGGTACGATTGAGGACGATGCGACCCGTCGCGATTTCACCTGTAACGCGCTTTACTACACTATCGAAGATTTTTCAGTACGTGACTACGTCGGTGGTTTTGAGGATGTCCAGTCTCGGCTGATGAGATTGATTGGCGATCCAGTGCGACGTTATCAGGAAGATCCAGTGCGCATGCTGCGTGCGGTGCGTTTAGCAGCGAAGCTCGGTTTCGAGATTGAGGCTGGTACTGCCGAACCAATTTCACGTATGGCTGGATTGTTGGCTGACGTGGCGCCAGCCCGTTTGTTTGAGGAAGTGCTCAAGCTATTTCTCTCAGGACATGCTGTGGTCAGTTTCGAGGCCTTAGAGGATTTTGGTCTGATTGATGTGTTGTTTCCCGAGAGCGCTAAGGCATTGCGTGCTAACCGTAGTGGTGCATTGCGGCGGGTATTGATCGAAGGGCTGCACAGTACTGATAAGCGGGTGATTAAAGATGAACCAGTGTCCCCGGCATTCTTGTTCGCATTGTTGTTATGGCCTGGTTTTTGCCATGCGTTGGTCACGTTGCAATTGCAGGGTGTGCAGCCAGAGGAGGCACAACGTCGTGCAGCTGATCGGGTGACGTTGCATCATCTTGAGCGTGTCGCTTTGCCGCGCCGCTTTTCTTTGCCGATGCAAGAGATTTGGTTGTTGCAAAACCGTTTTATTTCACGCCAACCTAAGCGTGTCTTACGGCTTCTGGAACATCCGCGTTTTCGTGCTGCCTTCGATTTCCTGGTAGTGCGTTTGGCGGCTTCTGCTGAGCATGCTGCAGACGTGGAGTTTTGGCGTGTTGCACAACAGTAG
- the folK gene encoding 2-amino-4-hydroxy-6-hydroxymethyldihydropteridine diphosphokinase — MPRWSSRVTSGNVVAYVGLGANLGPAEMTLRAAIAALDQLPFTRLRIASSLYRTPPWGRQDQAEFVNAVAALETRLAPLALLDALLEVECLHGRVRLPGDRWGPRTLDLDLLLYGEHVLDLPRLRVPHPHLHERTFVVVPLAEIAAELVLPRHGMVCELLEHMDTLGLVPIR; from the coding sequence ATGCCAAGGTGGTCAAGTAGAGTGACCAGTGGCAATGTGGTGGCTTATGTTGGGTTGGGCGCCAATCTCGGCCCGGCTGAGATGACGTTGCGAGCCGCAATTGCTGCGTTGGATCAGTTGCCGTTCACCCGTCTACGCATTGCTTCCAGTTTGTATCGCACCCCTCCCTGGGGACGTCAGGATCAGGCGGAGTTTGTTAATGCGGTTGCAGCGTTGGAAACAAGGTTAGCGCCTTTAGCCTTGTTGGATGCATTGTTGGAGGTGGAATGTCTCCATGGGAGAGTGCGTCTTCCCGGCGACCGTTGGGGGCCGCGTACACTTGATCTGGATTTGTTGCTTTATGGGGAGCATGTTTTGGATCTGCCGCGACTGAGGGTGCCTCATCCTCATCTACATGAGCGCACTTTTGTAGTGGTGCCTTTGGCCGAAATTGCTGCGGAGTTGGTGCTTCCTCGTCATGGGATGGTATGTGAGCTATTGGAGCATATGGATACCTTGGGCTTGGTACCAATCAGGTAG
- the panB gene encoding 3-methyl-2-oxobutanoate hydroxymethyltransferase: MSIYTNSKPWTVPALAEAKRNGSKIVMLTAYDAGFARILDANGVDLILVGDSLGMVVQGHDSTLPVSVHDMVYHTACVARGVRHAMLVVDLPFQADASPERALEAATALLRVGAQMIKIEGAGHKLEVISYLVEREIPVCSHLGLTPQSVLRFGGYKVQGRGEEAGGRLRAEARAAVEAGATLLLLECVPSQLAAQITTDASVPTIGIGAGAGCDGQVLVLHDLLGLDSGHPRPKFVKDFLAHGGSVAGAVRAYANAVRDGSFPDVEHTYTS; this comes from the coding sequence ATGAGCATATATACCAATAGCAAACCTTGGACGGTGCCTGCTTTGGCGGAGGCCAAGCGAAACGGTTCTAAAATCGTGATGTTGACTGCTTATGATGCTGGGTTTGCTCGTATTCTTGACGCAAACGGCGTAGACCTAATCCTTGTTGGCGATTCGTTGGGAATGGTGGTACAGGGCCATGACTCGACTCTTCCGGTGAGTGTGCATGACATGGTGTACCACACTGCGTGTGTGGCTCGGGGGGTACGTCATGCAATGCTTGTGGTTGATTTGCCATTTCAGGCTGATGCGTCGCCGGAACGTGCGCTAGAGGCTGCCACTGCATTGCTGCGAGTGGGGGCACAGATGATCAAAATCGAAGGTGCTGGGCACAAGCTTGAGGTGATTAGTTACTTGGTTGAGCGTGAGATTCCGGTGTGTTCACACTTGGGGCTGACTCCGCAATCGGTACTGCGTTTTGGAGGTTATAAGGTGCAAGGACGTGGTGAGGAGGCTGGGGGGCGTTTGCGTGCCGAGGCACGTGCGGCGGTGGAGGCTGGGGCTACTCTCTTGCTATTGGAGTGTGTGCCGTCGCAGTTGGCAGCGCAGATCACTACCGATGCATCGGTGCCGACGATTGGTATCGGTGCCGGTGCTGGTTGTGATGGCCAAGTGCTGGTGCTGCATGATCTCCTTGGTCTAGATAGCGGTCACCCTCGACCGAAATTCGTTAAAGATTTTCTCGCTCATGGGGGATCGGTTGCTGGCGCGGTTCGCGCTTATGCGAATGCGGTTCGAGATGGTTCGTTTCCAGATGTCGAGCATACTTACACATCGTGA
- the panC gene encoding pantoate--beta-alanine ligase, translating into MIDTVTDLSRLRGIVADWRRQGLRVALVPTMGNLHAGHFSLVMLARHYADRVVSSVFVNPTQFGPHEDFQRYPRTPEADMRGLEHVGCDVLWLPSVETMYPLGTERTVRLFIPCVSDVLEGTFRPGHFEGVCTVVARLFNQVLPDVAVFGKKDYQQLVVIRQMVVDLAFPIEILGGCIVRESDGLAMSSRNQYLSMQQRPQAAEIHRTLIAMRDAVMSGGVHADVEAEAVRRLEAAGFQVDYAVIRLPDLCEPIDGIVISQGIALVAARLGNTRLIDNLEF; encoded by the coding sequence GTGATTGATACCGTTACTGATCTGTCCAGGCTACGGGGGATTGTTGCTGACTGGAGGCGTCAGGGCTTGCGGGTCGCTCTGGTGCCTACCATGGGTAATTTGCATGCTGGCCATTTTTCATTGGTTATGTTGGCTCGTCATTATGCTGATCGGGTAGTGTCAAGTGTGTTTGTCAATCCGACGCAGTTTGGTCCCCACGAAGATTTTCAGCGTTATCCGCGAACACCCGAGGCAGACATGCGCGGTTTGGAACATGTGGGTTGCGATGTCTTGTGGTTGCCTAGTGTGGAGACGATGTACCCGTTGGGCACTGAGCGGACTGTACGTCTGTTTATTCCGTGTGTGAGTGATGTGCTGGAGGGGACGTTCCGTCCTGGACACTTTGAGGGTGTTTGTACAGTGGTGGCACGGCTGTTCAATCAGGTGCTGCCGGATGTTGCTGTGTTCGGAAAGAAGGACTATCAGCAATTGGTGGTGATCCGGCAGATGGTGGTTGATTTAGCGTTTCCCATTGAGATTCTTGGTGGCTGTATCGTGCGTGAGTCCGATGGATTGGCGATGAGTTCCCGTAATCAGTATCTATCAATGCAGCAACGACCGCAGGCTGCGGAGATTCATCGTACGTTGATAGCAATGCGCGATGCTGTGATGTCAGGTGGTGTACACGCAGATGTCGAAGCTGAAGCGGTTCGGCGTTTGGAAGCGGCTGGGTTCCAGGTTGATTATGCGGTTATCCGATTGCCTGATCTATGCGAGCCGATTGACGGCATTGTTATCAGTCAGGGTATTGCACTTGTTGCTGCACGTTTAGGCAACACCCGCCTGATCGATAATCTTGAGTTCTGA
- the panD gene encoding aspartate 1-decarboxylase has translation MQLSLLKAKIHRATVSHSELNYEGSIAIDGLLLEAAGLYEFEKVHIWNVTNGARFTTYAIRAEHGSGIISVNGGAARYVQVGDLVIVAAFAQMSEDEAAVFRPNLVYVNAANAMTHTNHSIPTQVA, from the coding sequence ATGCAACTGTCCTTGCTTAAAGCTAAGATCCACCGTGCTACCGTCAGTCATTCTGAACTCAACTATGAAGGGTCTATCGCAATAGACGGACTACTGTTGGAGGCTGCCGGTCTCTATGAGTTTGAGAAAGTCCACATCTGGAATGTGACGAATGGTGCCCGTTTCACTACTTATGCAATACGTGCCGAGCATGGCAGTGGCATCATTTCAGTGAATGGGGGTGCTGCGCGTTACGTGCAGGTTGGAGATTTGGTGATCGTTGCTGCGTTTGCACAAATGAGTGAGGACGAGGCAGCAGTTTTCAGACCGAATTTGGTATACGTCAATGCTGCCAATGCGATGACTCATACCAACCACAGTATTCCTACACAGGTCGCATGA
- the pgi gene encoding glucose-6-phosphate isomerase, whose product MHNGFDALQLHANRLRGVTIPDLLAAELKRPEQYARQVGPLYFNFARQKYDCVALEALFALARNHNVTGAFQRMFCGEQVNVTEGRAVLHTALRGDLSGTSVAVAAYTAAAKVRERMYALIAGLDASEVTDIVSVGIGGSDLGPRLVVDALRPISQGRFRVHFVSNVDGAAMRRTLDMLDPSRTAGILISKTFGTQETLLNGRILYDWLGGSERLYAVTANPERAANAFDIVPTQVLPIWDWVGGRYSLWSAVGFPIALAIGSQRFEELLAGAAEFDAYALRVPLEENVAVLHGLTAVWNRNFLGCATYAVMAYDQRLALLPTYLQQLVMESLGKRVKCDGTPVDRDTVPVWWGGVGTDVQHSFFQALHQGTNIVPADFIGTIRNDDLYTENHFALNANLLAQIEVLANGQLSDNPHRVYPGGNPSTLILLDALTPQALGGLIAMYEHSVYVQSVIWGINAFDQFGVELGKHLAVQLLPALKGESVEVADPVTRAVLLRLRG is encoded by the coding sequence ATGCACAATGGGTTCGATGCTTTGCAGCTTCATGCCAATCGCTTGCGTGGGGTGACAATTCCAGATCTGTTGGCTGCTGAGCTAAAAAGACCAGAGCAATATGCCAGACAAGTTGGTCCGTTGTATTTCAACTTTGCTCGGCAGAAGTATGACTGTGTGGCGTTGGAAGCACTGTTTGCATTGGCGCGAAACCATAATGTGACTGGTGCGTTCCAGCGCATGTTTTGTGGGGAGCAGGTCAATGTGACCGAGGGGCGTGCCGTGCTGCATACTGCGCTGCGCGGTGATCTTAGTGGTACTTCGGTGGCGGTTGCTGCTTACACGGCGGCTGCTAAAGTGCGCGAGCGAATGTATGCGTTGATTGCCGGGCTGGATGCCAGTGAGGTGACCGATATTGTTAGTGTTGGCATTGGGGGCTCGGATCTTGGGCCACGTTTAGTAGTTGATGCGTTGCGTCCGATTTCCCAAGGACGTTTCCGAGTCCATTTTGTCTCTAATGTTGATGGCGCTGCTATGCGGCGTACTCTGGATATGTTGGATCCATCACGTACGGCAGGCATTCTCATCTCCAAGACCTTTGGTACGCAGGAGACGTTGCTCAACGGTCGTATTTTGTACGATTGGTTAGGCGGCAGTGAGCGCTTATATGCGGTCACTGCTAATCCGGAACGGGCCGCTAATGCGTTCGACATTGTACCCACGCAGGTTTTGCCAATCTGGGATTGGGTGGGTGGACGCTATTCTTTATGGTCAGCAGTTGGTTTCCCGATTGCGTTGGCGATTGGTTCTCAACGTTTTGAGGAGTTGCTGGCTGGTGCGGCTGAGTTTGATGCGTATGCCCTGAGGGTGCCGTTAGAAGAAAATGTTGCGGTGTTGCATGGGTTAACTGCGGTGTGGAACCGTAACTTCCTTGGTTGCGCCACGTATGCGGTGATGGCTTATGACCAGCGCTTGGCATTGCTCCCTACCTACTTGCAGCAACTGGTGATGGAAAGTTTGGGTAAGCGGGTTAAGTGCGACGGAACGCCAGTGGATAGGGATACTGTTCCAGTTTGGTGGGGTGGCGTGGGGACTGATGTGCAGCATAGTTTTTTCCAGGCGCTGCATCAGGGGACAAATATCGTACCTGCTGACTTTATCGGTACGATCCGCAATGATGATCTGTACACTGAGAATCATTTTGCTTTGAATGCCAACTTGCTGGCTCAGATTGAAGTGTTAGCGAACGGCCAGCTTAGCGATAATCCGCATCGTGTTTATCCAGGAGGGAATCCGAGTACGTTGATTTTGCTTGATGCATTGACTCCACAGGCATTGGGGGGATTGATTGCGATGTATGAGCATAGTGTGTATGTGCAGTCAGTGATTTGGGGTATTAATGCGTTTGATCAGTTTGGTGTGGAGTTGGGAAAGCATTTAGCCGTTCAATTACTACCTGCATTAAAGGGGGAGAGTGTTGAAGTGGCGGATCCAGTAACGCGTGCGGTGTTGCTGCGTTTGCGTGGTTGA
- the rimP gene encoding ribosome maturation factor RimP, producing the protein MSDKGIEIVNLLAPKVEMLGFDLLGAEYLLVPSGAILRLYIDIPFAMQPECMVSIDDCERVSREVSAYLDLEEPISGNYTLEVSSPGLDRRLFTLEQFARHHNHLVKVGLKLQQHGSRRLQGKIVRVEQVGGFVVLLVNGVELAVDFNNIDKARIVPDWSALGLAPLEKSKHDTKKMSQGSKKPSNESAARQAVRGVIR; encoded by the coding sequence GTGAGTGACAAAGGCATTGAAATTGTGAATCTGTTGGCGCCAAAGGTCGAGATGCTTGGGTTCGACCTGCTTGGTGCTGAGTATCTTCTTGTGCCAAGTGGCGCTATTTTGCGACTATACATTGATATCCCGTTTGCTATGCAGCCAGAGTGCATGGTAAGCATTGATGATTGTGAGCGCGTGAGCCGTGAGGTATCGGCGTATTTAGACCTTGAAGAACCTATCAGCGGCAATTACACGTTGGAAGTGTCCTCTCCAGGTTTGGATCGCCGACTTTTCACACTGGAGCAATTTGCCCGTCACCATAACCACCTTGTTAAGGTTGGATTGAAGTTGCAACAGCATGGATCTCGTCGCTTGCAGGGAAAGATTGTGCGTGTTGAACAAGTGGGTGGTTTTGTTGTCTTGCTTGTCAATGGTGTTGAGCTGGCTGTGGATTTTAACAATATTGATAAGGCTCGGATTGTCCCTGACTGGAGCGCGCTAGGCTTGGCGCCGCTAGAAAAAAGTAAGCATGACACGAAAAAAATGAGTCAAGGCAGCAAAAAACCATCCAACGAGTCGGCGGCACGGCAAGCCGTGCGTGGAGTGATCAGATGA
- the nusA gene encoding transcription termination factor NusA produces the protein MSKELLLVVDVVANEKGVPRQIIFDAIEVALASAAKKRYQDRDILTRVTIDQKNGNYETYRRWEVVADDVVMESPERQIRLMDALDEADGVEVGDYIEEQIENPDFGRISAQAAKQVIVQRVREAERQQVVDAWKNRVGELVTGVVKRVERGNIYVDLGGGTEAFIPKDKGIPRDVIRPGDRVRGYLAEVRSESRGPQLFISRSAPEFMIELFKLEVPEVGQGLVEIKGCARDPGDRAKIAVIAHDNRTDPIGACIGMRGSRVQAVSNELNGERVDIVLWNENPANFVINAMAPAEVQSIIVDEERHSMDLAVAEDRLAQAIGKGGQNVRLASRLTGWQLNVMTAEQVAAKSEAEQLAARRLFMDRLEVDEEIASILVMEGFNTIEEIAYVPVGELLAVEGFDEDIVEELRARARDALLNAALAEEEVLEHSGPAPDLLELNGMDEITAHALAAHGVRTSEDLSDLAADEIVEFDIQGMTVQRAAVLILAARAEEIARLERGE, from the coding sequence ATGAGCAAGGAACTTTTATTGGTAGTTGATGTGGTCGCTAACGAAAAGGGTGTTCCACGCCAGATCATCTTTGATGCCATTGAGGTTGCGTTGGCGTCGGCGGCGAAGAAGCGCTATCAAGATCGTGACATTCTAACGCGTGTCACGATCGATCAAAAGAACGGCAACTATGAGACTTACCGCCGTTGGGAGGTTGTCGCTGATGATGTGGTGATGGAATCGCCTGAACGCCAGATTCGTCTCATGGATGCGCTTGATGAAGCTGATGGTGTAGAGGTTGGTGATTACATTGAAGAGCAGATTGAGAATCCGGATTTTGGCCGTATCTCTGCACAGGCCGCTAAACAAGTGATTGTGCAACGTGTGCGTGAGGCTGAACGTCAGCAGGTTGTTGATGCGTGGAAAAATCGTGTTGGCGAGTTAGTAACTGGCGTAGTCAAGCGTGTTGAACGCGGTAATATCTATGTCGATTTAGGTGGAGGTACGGAGGCTTTTATCCCTAAGGACAAGGGTATCCCGCGAGATGTAATACGTCCTGGAGATCGTGTGCGTGGTTACTTGGCTGAGGTGCGTTCTGAGTCACGTGGCCCGCAGCTCTTCATTAGTCGCTCTGCTCCAGAGTTTATGATCGAATTGTTTAAATTGGAAGTCCCTGAGGTTGGTCAGGGTTTGGTCGAGATCAAAGGGTGTGCTCGTGATCCTGGCGACAGGGCAAAAATTGCCGTGATTGCGCATGATAATCGCACTGATCCGATCGGTGCTTGCATAGGTATGCGTGGATCGCGTGTGCAGGCTGTCTCCAACGAACTTAACGGCGAGCGTGTAGATATTGTATTGTGGAACGAAAATCCGGCTAACTTTGTTATCAATGCGATGGCTCCCGCTGAGGTGCAGTCGATCATTGTTGATGAGGAGAGGCACTCGATGGATTTAGCTGTTGCTGAGGATCGTTTGGCCCAGGCGATTGGTAAAGGCGGCCAGAATGTACGTTTGGCGAGTCGCTTGACGGGTTGGCAATTGAATGTGATGACCGCCGAACAGGTTGCTGCCAAGTCGGAAGCCGAGCAGCTTGCCGCCCGTCGACTGTTTATGGACCGCTTGGAAGTGGATGAGGAGATTGCATCCATTCTGGTTATGGAAGGATTTAACACTATAGAGGAAATCGCTTATGTTCCTGTCGGTGAGCTCCTGGCAGTGGAAGGTTTCGATGAGGATATTGTTGAGGAGCTCCGTGCTCGGGCACGTGATGCGTTACTGAATGCAGCCTTGGCCGAAGAGGAGGTTTTGGAACATTCTGGTCCAGCGCCGGATTTATTGGAGCTCAATGGTATGGACGAGATCACTGCGCACGCGCTTGCTGCTCATGGAGTGCGTACTAGCGAGGACCTTTCAGATTTGGCTGCTGACGAGATCGTCGAGTTTGATATTCAAGGCATGACCGTACAGCGTGCAGCTGTATTGATACTTGCTGCTCGTGCCGAGGAAATTGCTCGTTTGGAACGTGGCGAATGA